The following coding sequences are from one Neurospora crassa OR74A linkage group I, whole genome shotgun sequence window:
- the cyt-1 gene encoding cytochrome c oxidase assembly protein: MPSSCKEIRAALAQCLQESECVMVHRNSAADCLRPPLVDTLPTQCQQFKRAFGDCRRGMIDMRKRFRGNQPITFQKLQETEQSGEGYQLYAGKSAFAGGKGVTDGNNSAEPDWRELENQKFREEAAAAANKK; this comes from the exons ATGCCGAGCTCATGTAAAGAGATCC gtGCCGCCCTGGCGCAATGCCTCCAGGAGTCGGAATGTGTCATGGTTCACAGAAACTCGGCCGCCGACTGCCTCCGTCCTCCGCTCGTCGACACCCTCCCGACCCAATGCCAGCAGTTCAAGAGAGCTTTTGGTGACTGCAGGCGAGGCATGATCGACATGCGCAAGCGATTCCGCGGCAACCAGCCCATCACCTTCCAGAAGCTACAGGAGACTGAGCAATCAGGCGAGGGCTACCAGTTGTATGCCGGCAAGTCGGCCTTTGCTGGCGGCAAGGGCGTCACGGATGGCAACAACTCGGCCGAGCCGGACTGGAGAGAGTTGGAGAACCAGAAGTTCAGAgaggaggctgctgccgCGGCGA
- a CDS encoding triacylglycerol lipase yields the protein MPVPFLGRLDVTEYVALIGSFFLVGFEALIRVLTLALPNTLITLFYRLSRRLFNRWTTPAQKRAEERRQPVSEAVRNASDFVDLCALFGYTAEEHVVQTKDGYLLGLHRLAYKKGEEDTKVNRGPNSIKKRVVYLHHGLLMNSEVWVCLTDEQRCLPFVLVERGFDVWFGNNRGNKYSKKSVHCSPMSQRFWNFSIDEFAFHDIPDSISYILETTGQPSLSYIGFSQGTAQAFASLSIHPKLNDQVNVFIALAPAMSPAGLSNGIVDALVKASPQVLFLLFGRRSILSSATMWQSILYPPIFAKLIDMGLSFLFNWKTQNISTSQKLAAYPHLYSFTSTKSVVHWFQIIRTKSFQMFDDDVQPPLMLSTSSKYTKVAKYPTRNIKTPIVLVYGGIDSLVDIKVMLRELPTQTVATEIPHYEHLDFLWARDVDAQVFQHVFDALESFTGAEHTKEEYERYRSARHVSLSASNSLRRFKPNKNGDNMAVDSDVSTAVAGSVHDGEEQFIDADERQERLGQIEAPHQARESPLTTSVGSLSSTSGSKLGGNILRRPNSRPTSPMYPGSLDTRFENGSRAESPSDRSPDSEYVGALPSVTPPKRTGTGASQMSLNSLRAGKGISLGASESP from the exons ATGCCAGTTCCGTTTCTCGGGCGACTCGATGT CACCGAGTATGTTGCGCTTATCGGGTCCTTCTTTCTCGTGGGATTCGAGGCCCTCATTCGTGTTCTGACGCTTGCCCTGCCTAACACCCTAATAACCCTTTTCTACCGGTTATCGAGACGACTGTTCAACAGATGGACAACACCAGCACAGAAGCGGGCCGAGGAGAGGAGGCAGC CCGTCTCTGAAGCCGTCCGAAACGCCTCCGATTTTGTCGATCTCTGCGCCCTATTCGGATACACCGCAGAAGAGCATGTTGTGCAGACTAAGGATGGATATCTGCTCGGTCTGCACCGGTTGGCTTacaagaagggcgaggaggataCAAAGGTCAACCGAGGACCGAATAGCATCAAGAAGCGCGTTGTCTACCTACATCACGGCCTGCTGATGAACAGCGAGGTTTGGGTCTGTCTAACGGACGAGCAAAGATGCTTGCCCTTTGTGCTTGTTGAGCGCGGCTTTGATGTCTGG TTCGGAAACAACCGCGGCAACAAGTACTCCAAAAAGTCCGTCCACTGTTCGCCCATGTCGCAAAGATTCTGGAACTTCTCGATCGACGAGTTCGCCTTCCACGATATCCCTGACAGCATTAGCTACATTTTGGAGACCACGGGCCAACCGTCCTTGTCCTACATTGGTTTCTCTCAGGGCACAGCCCAAGCTTTTGCTAGTCTGTCCATCCACCCGAAGCTCAACGACCAGGTCAACGTCTTTATCGCTCTTGCTCCAGCCATGTCCCCGGCCGGCCTATCCAACGGCATTGTGGACGCCCTCGTCAAGGCATCACCGCAGGTGTTATTCTTGCTTTTCGGAAGACGCTCTATTCTGAGTTCGGCAACCATGTGGCAATCGATTCTCTACCCACCCATCTTTGCGAAGCTCATCGACATGGGACTCAGCTTTCTCTTCAACTGGAAGACCCAGAACATCAGCACCTCGCAGAAGCTTGCCGCATACCCGCATCTTTACTCATTCACAAGTACCAAGTCGGTCGTCCACTGGTTCCAGATTATCCGCACCAAGTCCTTTCAGATGTTCGATGACGATGTGCAGCCCCCGCTCATGCtatccaccagcagcaagtACACGAAAGTCGCCAAGTATCCCACCCGCAACATCAAGACTCCTATTGTTCTCGTCTACGGCGGCATCGATTCGCTCGTAGACATCAAAGTCATGCTTCGCGAACTGCCAACCCAGACGGTGGCCACCGAGATCCCCCATTACGAACACCTCGATTTTCTCTGGGCCCGTGACGTTGACGCCCAAGTCTTCCAGCACGTCTTTGATGCACTCGAAAGTTTCACCGGAGCCGAACACACCAAGGAAGAATACGAACGCTACCGCAGCGCCCGACATGTCAGCCTGAGCGCCAGTAACTCCTTGAGACGCTTCAAGCCCAACAAGAATGGTGATAACATGGCTGTCGACAGTGACGTCAGCACTGCCGTGGCTGGGAGTGTCCATGATGGCGAGGAGCAATTTATTGATGCCGACGAGCGCCAGGAACGGTTGGGTCAGATCGAAGCACCGCATCAAGCGCGCGAAAGCCCCCTTACGACTTCTGTTGGCAGCCTCAGCAGCACTTCTGGTTCCAAGCTCGGAGGCAATATTCTTAGGAGACCGAACTCGAGGCCGACGAGCCCCATGTATCCCGGGTCCTTGGATACGCGCTTTGAAAACGGCTCGAGAGCCGAGTCGCCGTCGGACAGAAGTCCCGACTCCGAATATGTAGGTGCATTACCTTCAGTTACGCCGCCCAAGAGGACTGGAACGGGCGCGAGCCAGATGAGTCTGAACTCGCTCAGGGCTGGGAAGGGGATCAGTCTTGGTGCTAGTGAGTCTCCTTGA
- a CDS encoding ankyrin repeat and zinc finger domain-containing protein 1, translating into MASKQEDLQRRPVYLYDIDADILNTVALKSDADITAEPVNETAKQTIDTTASEPTASGSQASCSLCSLKFDNVQEQRSHLKTDFHHYNLKQKLNGLSPVTEAKFEELVNNLDESISGSDSSDSEDEEEGQDKDTNMLSALLKKQANIVEKMTKEGGDDGENDGEKVKSSNGSQPLLWFSSPKLPENSYYGVYKAMFTPEELKKEDAIMDAIKSRQLAPITMGKPPKDANDIPPNYTGKHIFMCMIGGGHFAAMVVSLNPRKTKHGTTGPLNKEAVVLVHKTFHRYTTRRKQGGSQSANDNAKGAAHSAGANLRRYNEQALVEDVRGLLAEWKGLIDTSDLLFIRATGLTNRRTLFGPYDGQVLRANDPRIRGFPFMTRRATQNELMRAFIELTRLKVRQIVPEAAAPTTESPKRPKSPKPAAASKPKLSEEEETLLLHTQQIQALVKRSKVPALLSYLSTNDISLKEFRFFPADHHTPTPLHLAASQNSAPLVTGLLTRAGADPTIPNGDGRTAFELAGDRATRDAFRVARSELGEEAWDWEAAGVPVALSRDEALKRTEREKNEAKEKEDQRRKAEEERLKKEGPKVDATKNGKKAGGSVLAAAMKLTPQERREEEAKGLTPEMKMRLERERRARAAEERIRRLQGGQ; encoded by the coding sequence ATGGCCAGCAAACAGGAAGACCTCCAGCGGAGGCCCGTCTATCTATACGACATCGACGCCGACATCCTGAACACGGTCGCCCTCAAGTCAGATGCGGACATTACAGCCGAGCCAGTCAACGAAACCGCCAAGCAGACAATCGATACCACAGCATCTGAGCCCACCGCATCGGGGTCGCAAGCCAGCTGTTCACTATGCAGCCTCAAGTTCGACAACGTCCAGGAACAACGAAGTCACTTGAAGACCGATTTTCACCATTACAACCTGAAACAGAAACTCAACGGTCTTTCCCCAGTAACCGAGGCCAAGTTTGAGGAGCTCGTCAACAATCTCGACGAAAGCATTTCAGGTTCCGACTCTTCAGAcagcgaggatgaagaagaggggcaGGACAAGGATACGAATATGTTATCTGCCCTCCTGAAGAAGCAGGCCAACATTGTAGAAAAGATGACAAAGGAGGGTGGCGATGATGGTGAGAATGACGGGGAAAAAGTGAAGTCGTCAAACGGGTCGCAACCATTGCTCTGGTTCAGCTCCCCGAAGTTACCCGAGAACTCTTATTATGGCGTCTACAAAGCCATGTTCACCCCAGAAgagctgaagaaggaggacgcTATTATGGATGCTATCAAGTCCAGGCAACTGGCACCCATCACCATGGGCAAACCGCCAAAGGACGCCAACGATATCCCACCAAATTACACTGGCAAGCACATCTTCATGTGCATGATTGGCGGTGGACACTTTGCCGCTATGGTTGTCTCGCTAAACCCACGGAAGACGAAGCATGGAACAACCGGACCCCTCAACAAGGAAGCCGTCGTCCTAGTGCACAAGACCTTCCACAGATACACCACTCGTCGCAAGCAGGGTGGTTCGCAATCCGCCAACGACAACGCCAAAGGCGCCGCCCACTCAGCCGGTGCTAACCTTCGTCGGTACAACGAGCAGGCTCTCGTCGAGGATGTTCGCGGGCTGTTGGCCGAATGGAAGGGACTTATCGACACATCCGATCTGCTCTTCATCCGCGCCACCGGCTTAACCAACAGGAGGACATTGTTCGGCCCTTACGACGGACAGGTCCTGCGGGCGAACGACCCCCGCATTCGTGGTTTCCCATTTATGACCCGGAGAGCTACCCAGAACGAGCTGATGCGCGCCTTCATCGAGCTTACCAGGCTGAAAGTACGACAGATCGTCCCCGAGGCAGCCGCTCCGACTACCGAGTCACCGAAGAGACCGAAGAGCCCTAAGCCGGCTGCGGCTTCGAAACCAAAACTttcagaagaagaggagacgCTCCTTTTGCACACCCAACAGATCCAGGCCCTGGTCAAGCGCTCAAAGGTGCCCGCCCTTCTATCCTACCTCAGCACAAACGACATCTCCCTCAAGGAATTCCGCTTTTTCCCAGCAGACCACCACACTCCAACGCCGCTTCACCTGGCCGCATCCCAAAACTCGGCGCCGCTTGTGACCGGTCTCCTCACCCGCGCCGGCGCGGACCCTACCATCCCTAACGGCGACGGTAGGACTGCCTTCGAGCTTGCTGGCGACCGCGCCACCCGCGACGCTTTCCGCGTTGCCCGCTCGGAGCTTGGTGAGGAAGCATGGGATTGGGAAGCCGCCGGGGTCCCCGTCGCGCTATCGCGGGACGAGGCATTGAAGAGGAcggagagggaaaagaatgaagcgaaagagaaggaggatcagagaaggaaggctgaggaggagaggctgAAAAAGGAGGGACCAAAGGTTGATGCGACGAAGAATGGGAAGAAGGCTGGTGGCAGTGTGTTGGCGGCTGCGATGAAGCTGACGCCGCAGGAacgaagggaagaggaggcgaAGGGGTTGACGCCAGAAATGAAGATGAggctggagagggagaggagagcgagggcggcggaggagaggattAGGCGGCTGCAAGGTGGGCAGTAA
- a CDS encoding annexin ANXC4, with product MSLQVDERSRGGRSRSPADRRREDEDRRPRSHVRTSSANIVEAGVYPPANDNYRDVDPALAYEQLANYPPSAGNRGGDYYHSSYHASAPSLGRPRERSPSRERVRDQSRLRAQSRDRRPDPRESSDWGKNINRERPGEFAGMYLPPKYATTVVSADSTGSPHGSRDSFHGHGRTPSTSGRDRDSSRERQQRKKDRLEDDLAYGKRPETPPSPGYHRPRPSSYHAGVGRPDDKYGEPIGRHSGRTHSPNISISSAYDLRSDERKGGRIDAPSVVTIEPPHVSGSGYPSSPGRGRHEDDGKLPLKSAMRPGREKSPLPPTNRMSLLSVNGHNPHMSNGNLSVANAPASPMLESYHGTYQSMSPMPSPLMLPTQPGPNGSSYSFVEPLSPLYGSSSSDDEYHRKGGGSGGGEKKGHARTHSRRARFHDPIDDAARLANALKGESRAPDTPVLIEILPGLTHEQVMDLRGEYKRLVKTGAERRGVNIAKHIRARLKDEDPTLMKACYTVALGRWESEAYWANFWYHGDKTRRELLIESLMGRTNEEICKIKAGFSDKKYGDSLVKCMKMELKEDKFKKAVLMVLDEKRQEDVDRFGHPLRLDLELVADDVRTLRDAIKSERGGESAMLAIVVMRSETHLKEVMRVYKETYKGANFARDALKKSGNLVGEVLAHILNGVINKPVRDAMLLNHALTLSKRDELRRELLISRLVRFHWDAGHMSRVKKAYHEHYGQDLQEAVKEATSGEWGEFCGQLCVSRMPDDVKKIERRPTDDF from the exons ATGTCCCTACAAGTGGACGAACGGAGCCGAGGCGGGCGGTCCCGCTCCCCCGCAGATCGCCGCCGGGAGGACGAGGACCGCCGGCCGCGGAGCCACGTCCGCACGTCCTCGGCAAACATTGTCGAAGCCGGTGTGTACCCGCCAGCCAACGACAACTATCGCGACGTTGACCCTGCACTCGCGTATGAACAACTTGCCAACTACCCGCCTTCCGCTGGTAATCGCGGCGGCGATTACTACCACAGCAGCTATCATGCGTCAGCGCCATCGCTAGGCAGGCCGCGTGAGCGGTCGCCCTCGCGTGAACGGGTGAGAGATCAGTCGCGCCTTCGCGCACAGAGCCGTGACAGGAGACCGGATCCCAGAGAGTCTTCGGATTGGGGAAAGAACATCAACAGGGAGCGCCCGGGTGAGTTCGCCGGCATGTATCTTCCGCCCAAGTATGCCACCACCGTTGTCTCGGCCGACTCGACAGGATCACCACATGGGTCACGCGACTCGTTCCATGGTCATGGCCGCACGCCCAGCACCTCGGGCAGGGACAGAGATTCCAGCAGGGAGCGTCAGCAACGCAAAAAGGACAGACTTGAGGACGATCTTGCCTACGGCAAGCGTCCAGAGACGCCGCCATCACCGGGTTACCACCGTCCTCGTCCGTCTAGCTACCATGCAGGTGTTGGAAGACCCGATGACAAGTACGGGGAGCCCATCGGCCGTCACAGCGGCCGCACCCACAGCCCCaacatcagcatcagcagcgcCTACGATCTGCGCTCCGATGAACGCAAAGGGGGCCGTATCGATGCACCCAGCGTCGTCACCATTGAGCCTCCTCACGTCAGCGGCAGCGGCTACCCTTCCTCACCCGGTCGAGGCCGCCACGAAGACGACGGCAAACTCCCCCTCAAGTCCGCCATGCGTCCCGGCCGCGAAAAGTCTCCGCTCCCGCCTACCAACCGCATGTCCCTCCTCTCTGTCAACGGACACAACCCTCACATGTCCAACGGCAACCTCTCCGTCGCCAACGCGCCCGCTTCTCCCATGCTCGAATCCTACCACGGCACCTACCAATCCATGTCCCCAATGCCCTCCCCCTTGATGCTCCCCACCCAACCCGGTCCCAACGGTTCCTCGTACAGCTTCGTCGAGCCTTTATCTCCCCTCTAcggctcctcttcctcggacGACGAGTATCACCGCAAGGgaggcggcagcggcggtggtgaaaAGAAAGGTCACGCCCGCACCCACTCCCGCCGCGCCCGCTTCCATGACCCCATCGACGACGCCGCCCGCCTCGCCAATGCCCTCAAGGGCGAAAGCCGCGCGCCCGACACGCCCGTTCTCATCGAGATCTTACCGGGCCTCACGCACGAGCAGGTCATGGACTTGCGGGGTGAGTACAAGCGGCTGGTGAAAACCGGCGCCGAGCGCAGGGGTGTCAATATCGCCAAGCACATCCGCGCGCGGCTCAAGGACGAGGATCCGACGCTCATGAAGGCGTGTTATACGGTGGCGCTGGGCCGGTGGGAGTCGGAAGCGTATTGGGCGAATTTCTGGTACCACGGGGACAAGACGCGGAGGGAGTTGTTGATTGAGAGTCTGATGGGCAGGACGAATGAAGAAATCTGCAAAATCAAGGCAGGGTTTTCAGACAAAAAGTACGGGGATAGTCTTGTGAAATGCATGAAGAtggagttgaaggaggatAAGTTCAAGAAGGCGGTGTTGATGGTTTTGGACGAGAAGAGGCAGGAGGATGTGGATCGGTTTGGACACCCCCTGAGACTGGATCTCGAGCTGGTGGCGGATGATGTGAGGACGTTGAGGGATGCGATCAAGTCCGAGAGGGGGGGCGAGTCGGCCATGCTGGCGAttgtggtgatgaggagTGAGACGCACTTGAAGGAGGTGATGAGGGTCTATAAGGAGACGTACAAGGGAGCGAATTTTGCTCGGGATGCGTTGAAGAAGAGTGGGAATCTTGTC gGAGAAGTCCTAGCCCACATTCTCAACGGCGTCATCAATAAGCCCGTCCGCGACGCCATGCTGCTCAACCACGCCCTAACCCTGTCCAAGCGGGACGAGCTGCGGCGCGAGCTGTTGATTTCGAGATTAGTCCGCTTCCACTGGGACGCTGGCCACATGTCTCGCGTCAAGAAGGCCTACCATGAACACTACGGTCAGGACCTCCAGGAGGCCGTCAAGGAGGCTACCAGCGGCGAGTGGGGAGAGTTTTGCGGGCAGCTGTGCGTCAGCAGGATGCCGGATGATGTCAAGAAGATTGAAAGGAGGCCGACGGACGATTTCTAG